A stretch of DNA from Natronoarchaeum philippinense:
GTCATCCGGAACAGCCCGTCCCGGACCGCCTGATCGACGTCTTCGATGTTGATTCCGCGCTCGAACAGTAGGGTGGTAAACTGCGCGACGATTCCAGTCGAATCGTCTCCGATGACCGTGATCTCGGTCAGTTCGTTCGTCACTGCGACCACCTCCGCGCGGAATCAGTGTCCGTCATCAGGCTATATCTGACCGTCGGCGGGTAAAAGGCTTGTTTTCGGCCGTCTCCTGACTGTGACGGACGGTACCATCCCAACGACTTTCGGGGGTTCTGCCGGGCTGTGACAGCGATGATAACCACGTACGTGTATACCACCGAGAAGTCACAAATGTTTTTGCGCACGGTCGCCCAACTACGATCGATGACTGGCTACACCGCCACGGTCACCGTGCGGCTCAAGCGGGGCGTGCTCGACCCCGAGGCCGAGACGACCCAGCGATCGCTCGAACGCCTCGGGTTCGAACTCGACTCGCTGCGCTCTGCCGACCGGTTCGAGATCGATCTGGACGCCGAGTCGGCCGACGACGCCGGCGAACGCGTCGAGGAGATGGCCGAGCGCCTGCTGGCGAACCCCACGATCCACGACTACGACGTCGAGGTCGAGGAGCGATAACAGATGACTTCCGAAAGACGGTCCTGCTCGCTTCTCTTCGCAGGCTGCGACTTTCGACGTCACACTCGCCACCGGAGGTGGCTCGCGTGACTGTCTCGATCATCCGCTTTGGCGGATCGAACTGCGACCGCGACGCCGAGCGCGCGCTGGCTGACCTCGGCGTCGACGCCGAGATCGTCTGGCACGAGGACGGCCTGCCCGAGGACACCACCGGCGTGATGCTGCCCGGCGGCTTCTCCTATGGCGACTACCTGCGCGCCGGCGCGATGGCGGCCCGCTCGCCGATCATGCAGGAAGTC
This window harbors:
- the purS gene encoding phosphoribosylformylglycinamidine synthase subunit PurS, which encodes MTGYTATVTVRLKRGVLDPEAETTQRSLERLGFELDSLRSADRFEIDLDAESADDAGERVEEMAERLLANPTIHDYDVEVEER